Part of the Pedobacter roseus genome is shown below.
AATTATTTATAAAGCGTTTTATTCAACATATAAAAAAAGCTATCCCGATAGGTTACTCCAATGGGCACCTTTTCTGTAATGTTATCGAATAAGATCATGTTGCCATCAATGGATTTAATCTTTTTAATCGCAATAATGTACGATTTATGGGTCCTGATAAACTCACCCTCCGGCAGACCATCTGCAAGTGATTTCATACTTACCAACGATACATGGCGCTGCGTGTCAGTAAAAACAGAGCAATAATTTTTTAGCCCCTCGATATACACGATATCTTCAAAATTTATCCTTACAATTTTGCCCCGGTCTGTTTTTAGATAAAATGCATCGGTTTTAGCTACGTTATGTTTATTTTCCTGATCCTTTTTTAAGGAATGAAGCATCAGTTTATCGAGTACTTTTTGGGTGGCATTTAAGAAACGGTCGAAAGAATAGGGCTTAAGCAAATAATCCAGAACATTGTTTTCGAAACCAGCTACGGCAAACTCACTGTAAGCAGAGGTAATAATTACCTCAATACCCTGTGGCAGCATCTTGATCAGATCGATACCCGATAATTCGGGCATATTGATGTCTAAAAAAAGCAGGTCGATATTATTGCTTTTAATCTCAACCAAAGCCTCTATCGGGTTGGTAAATACACCCACCAAACTGAGGAATGGAACCTTATTTACATAATCTTTTAAAATGTTGTGCGCATAGGGCTCATCATCAATAATGATGCAGTTAAGTTGTTTCATATCGTTTTAGGGGAAAGGTTAATTTACATTCATAGGTTTCTTCTGTTTCGGTAATGCTGAGGTTGTGGTTACCCGGAAATACCTCGTTTAGCCTTTGCTTTACATATTGGATACCTATTTTATTGGAGTGCACTTTTTTGTTGTTGTTTTTATAATTAAAAGAGTAAAAATGAAGATCATTTGCTTTTACCCCGATTTTTAGAATGGCTTCCTTTAACGGATCTTTAATTACACCATGTTTAAAAATATTCTCTACCAACGTAATGAGAATGAGCGAAATTACCTTACTGTTACCAGTGTTTTTCTCCAGATCGTATTGTATGTTAAGTGACTCATTTCTTTCATCATGTATTTTAATAAAATCATGGATGTAACTCAGTTCACTTTCCAGGGTACTGTAACCATCTTCACTGCCTGTTAAAGCATGGCGCATTACATTTGATAACATGAGTATCGATTTTGCCACATCGGGAAGTGCTTTATATGTTTTGGCATGTAAAAAGCCAAGTGTATTAAATACAAAATGAGGGTTTATCTGCGATTTAACCAAATTAAGTTCAGCTTGTATGGCATTCCTTTTTAAACGATCCTGTTCTTGTATCAGCTCAAGCTTTTCGAGGTTGTATTGGTAAACTTCCCTATCTCTTTTAGCGGCCAGGTGGGCAAAACTAAATCCAATGCCAATAACATAAAAATAAAGTGAACGCATTATCAGGGCAGTAATCTGGTAACGGGTTAAATAAAGCGCAATGTCTTTATGGTAAGCTGCAGTTTCGATTAAAATCTTTAATGCTGAAGAAACGACAAGAATCAATACTGTACCAAATACAACACTAATTATCCTGAGTGTTATTGAGGTAACCCGCTGCTTAATAAAGGTAAAGCCCAACCAGGCACCGTAAAACACAGCAGCATTTATCACAAAAGACAACAACGTGTAAATAGGCCGGAGATCCAGCCCGGCAAAATAACTGATCAGTATTTCATACAGGATATAGGCCATCCATAATAGGATGTGCATACCGACATTTTTTCTACTCATTTATAATCCAGATGTATCTGCTTCCGAAAATGGAATATTCACTTGTCCTTTTATAGCTACTCATTCGTCATTCAAAACCGCTCATTGGTACAAAATATTTTGCAAGTTTTTCAACAAACCCCACATTTATATCAACAACAAACCATAAAGCTATGAAAAATCAAATTAAAGTTTCGCTACCACAAATCGAAGTTAAACAAATTCAGATTCTTAATCGCAGTATGTCTGCAAAAACAATGGTTTTTAATCAACGCGGAAATTACTTTCCAACAGAAACAGTCATAACATCAACACTAACAGGCATTTAATTATGAACTTAACATTATTAAAAAAACTAGGACTTGAAAGCACAGCGACTGTGCTATCGGATGAACTAAGTGATATGATTGGCGGAGGCCAATCAGAAGATGATATCCGTTTTACGCTAAACCTTCCTTTTGAGGGGCAAATGTCGGGTTATGCTTTAATGCATGCAGTGCAACGTAGCCAGTACCACAAACGTGTAAGTCAGGAAGACAGCTTGTTATAAATTTCATCTGAAGGCCAGTATTGGCATGATGGGAAAAATACATAGTTGTATATATAGATACATTAAGCCCTAAAAGCAAATTCTACCTATGAAAGCGCTCGAAAAAGGGGTCAAATTAAGATGACTTAGGGGATGGCCATCTACCATTCCCTAAGCTCTTTATCTTTCTCCTGGCAAGTTTTATCATTCATTCGATCATCCATTAAACATGAAAAAACAGCCTAAAATCAAACTTTCCTTAGCTAAAGAAACCATTGCTAAACTGAATGAGGAGCAAATGGAACTTATTGCCGGTGGATACGCTGCGAGCAGTGAAAGTACCACCATTATAATTACTGAGGAATTAAGCAATTCGGACGGTAAAAAAGACAGTTGCAATCCAACAATATTGAAATCAAAAACCTGTCCGGCAACTGGCTCATGTGCCTGTAGCTGCGAATAATTAAACAACAATTTATAGCAATCGCCATGAAAAAATCAATCAAAATCAAGCTTTCCTTAGCAAAAGAAACCATCGCCAAGTTAAACGATGAACAGATGGAGCTTATAGCCGGTGGACAGGGGCTAAATATCGAATCGGCTGTCACGGTAAAGACCGAGCTAGAAGCGCTGGGAGATGTAGGCAACTGTGGCCCGCAAACTTTTCAGGTTTCAAAAACATGTCCGGCTACAAGCTCTTGCTTGTGTGTGTGCGAATAATTAATTCCTATCAAACCTATATCACCATGAAAAAACAATTAAAAACTAAGCTTTCGCTCAACAAAGAAACAGTGGCAAGACTAAACGATGAGCAAATGGAACTGGTAGCCGGAGGACAGGCAATAGGAGCCGATGCGACTATTGTAATTGGGCTCGACCTTGCAAATGGTGCCGGAGAAGAAGATACCTGTGGTAAAAAGTCTGTTGTTAATTCCAAAACTTGTCCGGCATCCGCAACCTGTAACTGCCCTGGCTGCTAAACGCATAAAACAGCAAAAACAATTTAATTCACTATAAAAATCAAATCTTATGAAAAAACAACTCAAAACCAAACTTGCGCTTAACAAAGAAACAGTAGCAAAGCTTAACGAAGAGCAAATGGAACTGGTAGCCGGTGGCCAGGCTGCCGCAGATGGTTCTACGTTTGTGGTTGGCATTAGCTTAGAAGCTGAAGCTGCCGATGGTGGCAGCTGTGGTCAGAAATCGATCATTGCTTCTAAAACCTGTCCGGTAACTAGTACCTGCGATTGTCATTGTAGTTAATTATCAACCCTAAAATCTTCTCACATGAAAAAACAATTCAAAACAAAACTTTCTCTTAACAAAGAAACAGTAGCCAGACTTAACGATGAGCAAATGGAACTGGTAGCTGGTGGCCAGGCCGCAGCTGCAGGTTCAACTGTAGTAATCGGCTTCGAAGCGGAAGCATCG
Proteins encoded:
- a CDS encoding sensor histidine kinase, yielding MHILLWMAYILYEILISYFAGLDLRPIYTLLSFVINAAVFYGAWLGFTFIKQRVTSITLRIISVVFGTVLILVVSSALKILIETAAYHKDIALYLTRYQITALIMRSLYFYVIGIGFSFAHLAAKRDREVYQYNLEKLELIQEQDRLKRNAIQAELNLVKSQINPHFVFNTLGFLHAKTYKALPDVAKSILMLSNVMRHALTGSEDGYSTLESELSYIHDFIKIHDERNESLNIQYDLEKNTGNSKVISLILITLVENIFKHGVIKDPLKEAILKIGVKANDLHFYSFNYKNNNKKVHSNKIGIQYVKQRLNEVFPGNHNLSITETEETYECKLTFPLKRYETT
- a CDS encoding class I lanthipeptide yields the protein MKKSIKIKLSLAKETIAKLNDEQMELIAGGQGLNIESAVTVKTELEALGDVGNCGPQTFQVSKTCPATSSCLCVCE
- a CDS encoding class I lanthipeptide; translated protein: MKKQPKIKLSLAKETIAKLNEEQMELIAGGYAASSESTTIIITEELSNSDGKKDSCNPTILKSKTCPATGSCACSCE
- a CDS encoding class I lanthipeptide translates to MKKQLKTKLALNKETVAKLNEEQMELVAGGQAAADGSTFVVGISLEAEAADGGSCGQKSIIASKTCPVTSTCDCHCS
- a CDS encoding class I lanthipeptide — protein: MKKQFKTKLSLNKETVARLNDEQMELVAGGQAAAAGSTVVIGFEAEASAAEGDSCGKQSIIASKTCPVSSTCHCSC
- a CDS encoding class I lanthipeptide, whose translation is MKKQLKTKLSLNKETVARLNDEQMELVAGGQAIGADATIVIGLDLANGAGEEDTCGKKSVVNSKTCPASATCNCPGC
- a CDS encoding LytR/AlgR family response regulator transcription factor, which codes for MKQLNCIIIDDEPYAHNILKDYVNKVPFLSLVGVFTNPIEALVEIKSNNIDLLFLDINMPELSGIDLIKMLPQGIEVIITSAYSEFAVAGFENNVLDYLLKPYSFDRFLNATQKVLDKLMLHSLKKDQENKHNVAKTDAFYLKTDRGKIVRINFEDIVYIEGLKNYCSVFTDTQRHVSLVSMKSLADGLPEGEFIRTHKSYIIAIKKIKSIDGNMILFDNITEKVPIGVTYRDSFFYMLNKTLYK